The DNA window AACTGATGCTGCGTGGCGGCAAGGGCAATGTCTCAGTTACGGCCAATGTGGCGCCGGCCGGTATGGCCAAGCTCTGTAAGCTCGCCATAGAAGGGCAGGAAGCGGAGGCTAAAGCGCTAAACGACAAGCTAATGCCGCTACACCGCAAGCTTTTTCTTGAAGCCAACCCGATCCCCGTCAAATGGGCACTGCAGCAGATGGGGCTGATCGACTCTGGCATTCGGCTGCCATTGACCCCGCTCAGCGAGGAGTTCCATGGCGATGTCCGGGAAGCACTCGTTTCGGCCGGCGTACTCTGATCCCCCTACAGGTCTGCCAGCCTGAGCGGGAGCCGTTGTGACGCCATTTTAGCCGGCGCTTTTCGTTCTGTCGAAAGCGGGACAGAGCGGGCGCGAGTTTCATCTCGTTCTCAATCGAGTTTTACCTCATTCTCAATAAAGGTTGTCGTCATGCAGGGTTTTCTGACTGCAATAGGGTCAGGTCGCGTGATAGTCGCTTGCCTGTCGATGGTCGCGGTCCTCAGTGGCTGTGGCGTGATAAAGGACCGTTCGGCCGAATATCAGCAGGAGCGGCTGGCCAGCGACCTGGAGTTGCCGGAGGGGCTGAGCAGAGAGCGCATTTCGCCGCTCTATCCTGTCCCTGAAGGCGAAGGGCAGGTTCTCGCTGGAGTCGGCGGTAACGAACTTCCCCCGCCACCGGATCTCACCGACAATATCCTCGATGAAAACTACGTGGTCGAAACGGCCGGGGAAGGTCAGTCCTGGCTGCTCATCAATGAACTCCCCGGGCAGGTCTGGCCGGCCGTTGCCTCTTTCCTGCTGGAGAGAGGCCTGGAACTTGAGTACGACAACCCCAGAATTGGCCTGATGCAGACGGGTCCCGTCGGGTCCCGTCTGAAGGCCAGGCAGTGGCTGGGACTGGAGGATAGTGAAGCGGCCTCCGGACCTGTCCTGCAGGCCCGTGTTTCACCCGGCGTGCGGCGAAACACAACCGAAGTTCAGCTACGGGTACGCGAAGAGGAAGATCATGAGGGTTTCCTTCAGTGGTCGCCGCGGCCTGAAGCGCCGGATCTGGAAAGACGTCTGCTTGAGGATATGGCCACAGCACTCAAGGACCAGGAAGACGTCAAGTCATATTCGCGAGCTGCTCTTGATATCGCGGAATCGCCAAGGGTTCGCTTGATAGCGCCGGAAGAAGGCGAACCACGGATCGTACTCGACCTGGAGTACGAGCGCGCCTGGGCCGAGGTGACCCGGGCGCTGTCTGAGGCGGACGTACCTATTGTCGATATTAACCGCAGCCAGGGCCTGTGGTTTGTCGACTACCGGAGCCGTGATGATCGAACTTCCGGCTGGCTCTTCTGGAAAGAATTGGATGAGCCGAAGTTCACCTATCAAGTTGAGCTGAAGCGGGCCGAAGACGACTCCCTGACAGTGGTGACCCAACCGGCACCAGATCATGAGGAAGGCGACCGATCAGCACGCCTGCTCTCTGAAATTTTCGAATACCTTTATTAAGTGACAGCGGGCCTATCCTGGAGACTCAGGCTTTGGCTTGGCATCGCAACGAGCACGGGGTGGGGAGAATAGGATGGAAAAGCGCGATGTGTTGTACTCAGGAAAAGCCAAGTCGGTTTTCCTGACAGACGATCCCGACTTGTACGTTTTGCAGTTCAGGGACGATACGTCAGCGTTTGATGGCGAAAAGAAGCAGCAACTGGCCCGCAAGGGCATGGTGAACAATCGGTTCAATGCTTTTGTAATGGGCAAGCTGGCCGACGCAGGTGTTCCCACTCACTTTGAGCGTCTGCTGTCGCCTTCAGAGTCGCTTGTGCGCAGGCTCGAAATGATACCGGTGGAATGCGTCGTTCGTAATGTGGCCGCCGGGAGCCTATGTCGGCGCCTGGGCATCGAGGAAGGCCGCGAGCTGAACCCCTCCACTTACGAGCTGTTTCTCAAGAATGATGCGCTACACGACCCCATGATTAACGAATCCCATGCCGAAACGTTCGGCTGGGCAGCGCCGCATGAGTTGGCTGAAATGAAGAGGCTGACCCATCAGGTGAATGATGTTTTGCAGCGCCTCTTCCTTGCCGGCGACATGATACTGGTAGACTACAAACTTGAGTTCGGCCGCTACAACGGTCGTGTCGTGTTGGGCGATGAGTTCAGCCCGGACGGCTGCAGAATATGGGATCGCAAAACACGTAAGAAAATGGACAAGGATCGGTTCCGGCAGGACTTGGGCGACGTCATTGAAACCTATGAAGAGGTCGGGCGGCGTCTCGGCATGTCTTTCGACTGAACACCCTATCTGAATAGAGGATCTACCATGGTAAAGCAACTGGCGACCACCTTCCTCGGCCTCGGCTTGATAGTGAGCCCGCTTGCGACGGCAGACATACTCGGCGCGGGCGCCTCAGTGGGCTACTGGTACCCCGGAGTCAGCGGCTACGCCGCGCTCGGCGATGACCGGGTCGACGTTGAGGACGATCTCGACCTGGAAAGCGATGGGAGTGTGAATCTTACT is part of the Hydrocarboniclastica marina genome and encodes:
- the bamC gene encoding outer membrane protein assembly factor BamC, encoding MQGFLTAIGSGRVIVACLSMVAVLSGCGVIKDRSAEYQQERLASDLELPEGLSRERISPLYPVPEGEGQVLAGVGGNELPPPPDLTDNILDENYVVETAGEGQSWLLINELPGQVWPAVASFLLERGLELEYDNPRIGLMQTGPVGSRLKARQWLGLEDSEAASGPVLQARVSPGVRRNTTEVQLRVREEEDHEGFLQWSPRPEAPDLERRLLEDMATALKDQEDVKSYSRAALDIAESPRVRLIAPEEGEPRIVLDLEYERAWAEVTRALSEADVPIVDINRSQGLWFVDYRSRDDRTSGWLFWKELDEPKFTYQVELKRAEDDSLTVVTQPAPDHEEGDRSARLLSEIFEYLY
- the purC gene encoding phosphoribosylaminoimidazolesuccinocarboxamide synthase encodes the protein MEKRDVLYSGKAKSVFLTDDPDLYVLQFRDDTSAFDGEKKQQLARKGMVNNRFNAFVMGKLADAGVPTHFERLLSPSESLVRRLEMIPVECVVRNVAAGSLCRRLGIEEGRELNPSTYELFLKNDALHDPMINESHAETFGWAAPHELAEMKRLTHQVNDVLQRLFLAGDMILVDYKLEFGRYNGRVVLGDEFSPDGCRIWDRKTRKKMDKDRFRQDLGDVIETYEEVGRRLGMSFD